A window of the Verrucomicrobiia bacterium genome harbors these coding sequences:
- a CDS encoding DUF4136 domain-containing protein: MKSRLILTMIPVSHRTQAAGLVRHFLHLAAILCVVAGCSTPSRVDTGTIHATTFSFMPGSTRPVPGYADNRTPIHDMIQSAITRNLEAKGLRRMDSGGEVLVGYLVIVGNNATTAAVDDYFGSFDDREALHSRAHDAYTGGKTPHYFEAGTLVIDLRDAKTFDLLRRGYATRPLLRDIPESTRSGRIQEVVDEILVNLKVAP; this comes from the coding sequence ATGAAATCCCGCCTCATTCTGACCATGATTCCGGTCAGTCACCGCACACAAGCCGCCGGACTCGTCCGCCACTTCCTTCATCTTGCCGCGATCCTGTGCGTGGTCGCGGGTTGTTCCACACCCAGCCGCGTGGATACCGGCACCATCCATGCCACGACCTTCAGCTTCATGCCCGGCTCAACCCGGCCCGTGCCCGGGTACGCCGACAACCGGACGCCAATCCACGACATGATCCAGTCTGCCATCACCCGGAACCTCGAGGCGAAGGGTCTGAGGCGGATGGACTCCGGAGGAGAGGTCCTCGTCGGCTACCTGGTGATCGTCGGCAACAACGCCACCACGGCAGCGGTGGACGACTATTTTGGCTCCTTCGACGACCGCGAGGCCCTGCATTCCAGGGCCCATGACGCCTACACCGGCGGCAAGACCCCGCACTACTTCGAGGCCGGAACCCTGGTGATTGATCTGCGCGATGCAAAAACCTTCGATCTGCTCCGGCGCGGCTACGCGACCCGGCCCCTGCTCCGTGACATCCCGGAATCCACCCGGTCGGGACGCATCCAGGAGGTCGTGGACGAAATCCTGGTCAATCTGAAGGTCGCTCCGTGA
- the ppk2 gene encoding polyphosphate kinase 2, whose protein sequence is MSKHSKEAVREKLTRKDYEKELRKLQTELCHLQDWVKQEGLRVIVVFEGRDGAGKGGTIRALTERVSPRVFRVVALPAPSDREKSQMYIQRYMAHFPAAGEVVIFDRSWYNRAGVEYVMGFCSRQEHRRFLDLCPQVEKYMVNGGIFLIKYWLEVSDEEQKRRFEARITDPVRQWKLSPMDLPSRSRWYDYSRARDQMLKATDTRWAPWHILRSDDKKRARLNCIAHLLKSIPYKKLDRPRIRLPKRSMKEAYDDAASLKGRRFVPERY, encoded by the coding sequence ATGAGCAAGCATTCCAAGGAAGCCGTTCGCGAAAAGCTGACGCGAAAGGACTACGAAAAGGAGCTTCGCAAGCTGCAGACGGAGCTGTGCCACCTTCAGGATTGGGTCAAGCAGGAGGGACTCCGGGTGATCGTCGTGTTCGAGGGTCGCGACGGTGCCGGCAAGGGCGGCACGATCCGGGCGCTCACCGAGCGGGTCAGCCCCCGGGTGTTCCGCGTCGTCGCCCTGCCGGCGCCTTCGGACCGCGAGAAGTCACAGATGTACATCCAGCGCTACATGGCCCACTTCCCCGCGGCGGGCGAGGTGGTGATCTTTGACCGCAGCTGGTACAACCGGGCGGGCGTGGAGTATGTGATGGGCTTCTGCAGCAGACAGGAACACCGCCGCTTCCTCGACCTCTGCCCCCAGGTCGAGAAGTACATGGTGAATGGCGGGATCTTCCTGATCAAATACTGGCTCGAAGTCAGCGACGAGGAGCAGAAGCGCCGCTTCGAGGCCCGCATCACGGATCCGGTGCGCCAGTGGAAGCTCAGCCCCATGGACCTGCCGTCGCGCAGCCGGTGGTACGATTATTCCCGCGCCCGGGACCAGATGCTCAAGGCCACGGACACCCGATGGGCGCCGTGGCACATCCTTCGATCCGATGACAAAAAGCGTGCGCGGCTCAACTGCATCGCGCACCTCCTGAAAAGCATCCCCTACAAGAAACTGGATCGTCCCCGGATCCGCCTCCCAAAGCGCTCCATGAAGGAAGCCTACGACGACGCGGCATCGCTCAAGGGCCGCCGGTTCGTCCCAGAACGCTACTGA